In a genomic window of Corynebacterium lizhenjunii:
- a CDS encoding adenylate/guanylate cyclase domain-containing protein, whose translation MNRLLRAAGWLLHTQWPKYAAAVLGSNIVGAVAIMVFVLTLPMPEIAQFTTAVPNLWLIALTYLGFAVLVGMLVTGLLFRPVIDWQRNPQAHDPNMVRGLVMRIPVYQAGVAALVWGIGIVISVIIATQSSTRLAVLVGISTSLAAMSVVLLTYLQAEHLVRPVAALALARRFEDSTLEPPVKYRLISAWLMTSAVPLGGIILLMWARHAGWFNADVSVSIAALALAALVTGYFGTFFAMRSVVDPILDLQDAIRRVRLGDNAVEVDIYDGSELGVLQAGFNEMMHGLRESQRVRETFARYVGTEVAQKALEERPELGGEERKVGVIFVDVIGSTTYAVNHPPEQVVEELNRFFERVVTVVHRNKGIINKFQGDAALAVFGAPHNVYDSTSLALQAARELRLELRDLELEAGIGVVAGNVVAGHIGGADRFEYTVIGDAVNEAARLTELAKDTPGRVLTNAATLKTANEAEQARWTFMKSIELRGRRRMTRLARPVRATLADRS comes from the coding sequence ATGAACAGACTCCTGCGCGCGGCCGGTTGGTTGCTGCACACCCAGTGGCCCAAGTATGCCGCCGCGGTACTGGGCAGCAACATCGTGGGCGCAGTAGCCATCATGGTCTTTGTGCTCACCCTGCCCATGCCAGAGATCGCCCAATTTACTACCGCGGTGCCCAACCTGTGGCTCATTGCCCTGACCTACCTGGGCTTTGCGGTGCTGGTGGGCATGTTGGTGACCGGGCTGCTGTTCCGCCCGGTCATCGACTGGCAGCGCAACCCGCAGGCGCATGACCCCAATATGGTGCGGGGGTTAGTCATGCGCATCCCCGTCTACCAAGCTGGGGTGGCGGCGCTGGTGTGGGGCATTGGCATTGTGATTTCCGTGATCATCGCCACGCAGTCCTCCACGCGCCTGGCAGTGCTGGTGGGTATTTCTACCTCCTTAGCGGCGATGAGTGTGGTGCTGCTGACCTATTTGCAAGCAGAGCACCTGGTGCGTCCCGTGGCAGCGCTGGCCCTGGCGCGCCGCTTTGAGGACTCCACGCTAGAGCCGCCGGTGAAGTACCGGCTAATTTCGGCATGGTTGATGACGTCCGCGGTGCCGCTGGGCGGGATTATCCTGCTCATGTGGGCCCGCCACGCGGGGTGGTTTAATGCAGACGTCTCGGTGTCCATCGCGGCCCTTGCCTTGGCAGCGCTGGTGACGGGCTACTTTGGCACCTTCTTTGCCATGCGCTCCGTGGTGGACCCCATCTTGGACTTGCAAGACGCCATCCGCCGCGTGCGCCTGGGCGATAACGCGGTAGAGGTAGACATCTATGACGGCTCAGAGCTAGGCGTCCTGCAGGCTGGGTTCAATGAGATGATGCACGGCCTGCGCGAAAGCCAGCGAGTTCGCGAGACCTTCGCCCGCTACGTCGGCACCGAGGTAGCCCAAAAGGCCCTGGAGGAACGCCCCGAATTGGGCGGGGAAGAGCGCAAGGTGGGCGTCATCTTTGTCGATGTGATTGGCTCGACCACCTACGCCGTTAATCACCCACCTGAGCAAGTGGTAGAGGAACTGAACAGGTTCTTCGAGCGCGTGGTTACGGTAGTGCACCGCAACAAGGGAATTATCAATAAGTTCCAGGGCGACGCCGCCCTGGCCGTCTTTGGCGCGCCACACAATGTCTATGACTCCACTTCACTGGCCCTGCAAGCCGCGCGCGAATTGCGCCTGGAGTTACGCGACCTGGAGCTGGAGGCGGGCATCGGCGTGGTGGCTGGCAACGTGGTGGCCGGCCACATTGGCGGCGCGGACCGCTTCGAGTACACCGTGATTGGGGACGCCGTCAATGAGGCCGCCCGTCTGACCGAGTTAGCCAAAGACACCCCCGGACGGGTGCTGACTAACGCTGCCACCCTCAAGACCGCCAACGAGGCCGAGCAAGCCCGGTGGACTTTTATGAAGTCCATTGAGCTGCGCGGACGCCGCCGTATGACACGCCTTGCCCGGCCGGTGCGCGCCACTTTGGCGGACCGCTCCTAA
- a CDS encoding DUF418 domain-containing protein — protein MSSPTTTAPPRMLVPDVARGLALLGIALANAPTAWFPTHPGSPGSHFGGVESTADKAVVVFTAITTHVRGLPMFSTLLGFGIGLIVMSLWRRGFPLPTTRRVLLRRYGFLALFGALHLIFLFFGDIMLIYGASGMLIAAIFTWRDKTLLRLSYGLLAFNCLLGILGATGVAALGGVAPGVVSLGSGDGSGSFLPQSYPELLLLNSVLLMGHLLTLPMYWLQYLPLMLIGFVWARRGVLADVPSHRRELGIWTAIGATVAIGLGLPWGLSTIGVLPTAWASALSTANTFLGALTGPGILAFLALVLNGVQQRVWNGASVPVLLRIPAALGKRSMSGYLMQSVLFSIVAQPFLLGWNPPAAAQAGLALGIWVLTLVGACLLEWAGKPGPFEYLHRRLSYGPTMRPQLANSSGVFQGVDKQVGPHGGGGSLPGGQSGSH, from the coding sequence ATGAGTTCCCCCACCACCACCGCCCCACCCCGCATGCTGGTTCCCGATGTCGCCCGCGGCTTGGCCCTGCTGGGCATAGCCCTGGCCAACGCACCCACCGCGTGGTTTCCCACGCACCCCGGCTCGCCCGGGTCGCACTTTGGCGGCGTGGAGAGCACTGCGGATAAAGCGGTCGTTGTCTTCACCGCAATCACCACGCATGTGCGCGGGTTACCGATGTTTTCTACGCTGCTGGGATTTGGCATTGGTCTGATTGTCATGAGTCTGTGGCGCCGGGGCTTCCCCTTGCCCACTACCCGGCGGGTGCTGCTGCGCCGCTATGGCTTCCTGGCGCTTTTTGGTGCGCTGCACCTGATCTTCCTCTTCTTCGGCGACATTATGCTGATCTACGGCGCCTCAGGAATGCTCATAGCCGCCATCTTTACCTGGCGGGATAAGACCCTGCTGCGGCTGTCGTATGGTTTGCTGGCTTTCAACTGCCTGCTGGGGATCCTTGGCGCCACGGGGGTGGCTGCCCTCGGCGGCGTCGCCCCGGGTGTTGTCTCTTTAGGCTCCGGGGATGGCTCCGGCAGCTTTTTACCCCAGAGCTATCCAGAGCTACTGCTATTGAACTCCGTCCTCCTGATGGGGCATCTGCTGACGTTGCCCATGTATTGGCTGCAGTACTTGCCGCTGATGCTCATTGGGTTTGTCTGGGCCCGCCGCGGCGTTCTTGCCGATGTCCCCTCCCACCGCCGTGAGCTGGGCATCTGGACCGCCATCGGGGCCACGGTGGCCATCGGCTTGGGTTTGCCGTGGGGCCTGAGCACCATCGGGGTGCTGCCCACCGCGTGGGCGTCGGCCCTGTCCACCGCCAATACCTTCCTTGGCGCGCTTACCGGCCCCGGAATCCTGGCCTTCTTGGCCTTGGTGCTCAATGGCGTGCAGCAGCGCGTGTGGAACGGCGCGAGCGTCCCGGTGTTGCTGCGGATCCCGGCGGCGCTGGGCAAGCGCTCCATGAGCGGTTACCTCATGCAATCGGTGCTCTTTAGCATTGTGGCGCAGCCCTTCTTGTTGGGCTGGAACCCGCCGGCTGCCGCCCAGGCGGGGCTGGCGCTGGGGATTTGGGTGCTCACGCTGGTGGGCGCCTGCCTGCTGGAGTGGGCGGGCAAGCCCGGCCCCTTTGAATACTTGCACCGCCGGCTGTCCTACGGACCCACAATGCGCCCGCAGCTGGCTAATTCCTCAGGCGTGTTCCAGGGCGTCGACAAGCAAGTAGGTCCCCACGGTGGTGGTGGCAGCCTCCCCGGCGGCCAGTCCGGTTCCCACTAG
- the topA gene encoding type I DNA topoisomerase, producing MATGAGPGKTLVIVESATKAKKIQPYLGSDYIVEASVGHIRDLPRGAADVPAAYKKEPWARLGVNPEDNFSPLYVISPDKKKKVADLKAKLKQCDQLYLATDPDREGEAIAWHLLEVLKPKVPVRRMVFNEITKSAIVEAANNTRELDVNLIDAQETRRILDRLYGYEVSPVLWKKVMPRLSAGRVQSVATRVIVERERERMAFVSASYWDLSALLDAGSAAESADAASRTFAARLSAVGGQRVAAGRDFDDRGQLTSSDVVVIDAARAQALADGLQGSKLNVAGVEHKPYTRKPYAPFMTSTLQQEAGRRLHFTSERTMRIAQRLYENGHITYMRTDSTSLSKQGLDAARAAATSIYGAEYVASSPRVYDRKVKNSQEAHEAIRPAGESFATPGQLAKQLDAEEFKLYDLIWKRTVASQMADAKGTSMKVTVAGLAVTAEGGVDVEFSATGRTLTFPGFLKAYEDAVESETDRAGKAGKTGKAGKDKPAKDEDSRLPHLEEGDGLVAKEVTVDGHTTNPPARYTEASLVKKMEDLGIGRPSTYASIIKTIQDRGYVLSRGNALVPSWVAFAVVGLLENNFTELVDYDFTSSMEDELDAIAAGTEDRTEWLNGFYFGNADATEQTAGSIARHGGLKSLIDVNLEAIDARQVNSLKLYTDSEGRDVFVRVGRFGPYIERAVGRDAEGNVEYQRANLSETVTPDELNEELAEKLFATPQGGRELGLNPANGRMIVAKEGRFGPYVTELVRDDERTKAEAEALEVVAQERAAEDAQRAAEGKRAKNWETKTAANQKEKRIAQYVEDSLKPATASLFSTMEPATVTLEQALQLLSLPREVGADDDGEMITAQNGRYGPYLRKGNDSRSLASEAEIFTITLEQARAIYAEPKRRGRAAAQPPLKTLGNNDVSGKPMVVKDGRFGPYVTDGTTNASLRRGDDPEQLTDARANELLSERRAKEAAEGGTAKKTTKKSTKKATKKAAKKATKKAAKKTTKKSTKTSVKQTTKNVVKAGSRR from the coding sequence GTGGCAACTGGAGCTGGGCCAGGCAAGACCCTGGTGATTGTGGAGTCGGCAACCAAGGCCAAGAAGATCCAGCCCTACCTTGGTAGTGACTACATTGTTGAAGCCTCGGTGGGCCACATCCGGGATCTTCCCCGCGGTGCTGCCGACGTGCCGGCGGCCTATAAGAAGGAGCCGTGGGCGCGTTTGGGCGTGAACCCGGAGGACAACTTCAGCCCGCTGTACGTGATTAGCCCGGATAAGAAGAAGAAGGTCGCGGACCTCAAGGCCAAGCTCAAGCAGTGTGATCAGCTCTACCTGGCCACAGACCCGGACCGCGAGGGGGAGGCCATTGCCTGGCATTTGCTGGAGGTGCTCAAGCCCAAGGTGCCGGTGCGCCGCATGGTGTTCAATGAGATTACTAAGTCCGCCATTGTGGAGGCCGCGAATAACACCCGTGAGCTCGACGTTAATCTGATTGATGCCCAGGAGACCCGCCGTATCCTGGACCGCCTCTATGGCTATGAGGTCTCCCCGGTGCTGTGGAAGAAGGTTATGCCGCGCCTGTCTGCTGGCCGGGTGCAGTCCGTGGCTACCCGCGTGATTGTGGAGCGCGAGCGGGAGCGCATGGCTTTTGTCTCTGCTTCCTATTGGGACTTAAGTGCCCTGTTGGATGCCGGTTCTGCTGCTGAGTCTGCCGATGCCGCCTCCAGGACCTTTGCTGCCCGCTTAAGCGCCGTTGGGGGCCAGCGGGTGGCTGCCGGGCGTGATTTTGATGATCGTGGCCAGTTGACCAGCAGTGATGTGGTGGTGATTGATGCCGCCCGGGCGCAGGCGCTGGCCGATGGCCTGCAGGGTTCGAAGCTTAATGTGGCCGGGGTGGAGCACAAGCCCTATACCCGCAAGCCCTATGCGCCATTTATGACTTCTACGCTGCAGCAAGAGGCCGGGCGCCGGCTGCACTTTACCTCTGAGCGCACCATGCGCATTGCGCAGCGTTTGTACGAAAACGGTCATATTACCTATATGCGTACGGACTCCACCTCGCTGTCCAAGCAGGGGCTCGATGCCGCGCGGGCCGCAGCTACCAGCATTTATGGCGCTGAGTATGTGGCCAGCTCCCCGCGGGTCTATGACCGCAAGGTGAAGAACTCGCAGGAGGCTCACGAGGCCATCCGTCCGGCAGGGGAGAGCTTTGCTACCCCTGGCCAGCTGGCTAAGCAGCTGGATGCGGAGGAGTTTAAACTCTATGACTTGATTTGGAAGCGTACTGTGGCCTCCCAGATGGCAGACGCCAAGGGTACTTCCATGAAGGTCACTGTGGCCGGCCTGGCCGTGACTGCTGAGGGCGGCGTGGATGTGGAGTTTTCCGCCACGGGGCGCACGCTGACGTTCCCGGGATTCCTTAAGGCTTATGAGGACGCCGTGGAGTCCGAGACGGACAGGGCCGGGAAAGCCGGGAAGACCGGGAAGGCGGGCAAGGATAAGCCCGCCAAGGACGAAGACTCCCGCCTGCCTCACCTGGAGGAAGGCGATGGCCTGGTGGCCAAGGAGGTCACGGTAGACGGCCACACCACCAACCCGCCGGCGCGCTACACGGAAGCCTCGCTGGTGAAAAAGATGGAAGACTTAGGTATTGGCCGTCCGTCGACGTATGCCTCCATTATCAAGACCATTCAAGACCGCGGCTATGTGCTCTCCCGCGGCAACGCCCTAGTACCCAGCTGGGTGGCCTTTGCTGTGGTGGGATTGTTGGAGAATAACTTCACGGAGCTGGTGGACTATGACTTCACCTCCTCGATGGAAGACGAGCTTGACGCCATCGCTGCTGGTACCGAGGACCGCACGGAGTGGCTCAACGGCTTCTACTTTGGCAACGCAGATGCCACGGAGCAAACCGCTGGGTCTATCGCCCGCCACGGCGGCCTGAAGTCGCTGATTGACGTCAACCTGGAGGCTATCGACGCCCGCCAAGTTAATTCCCTGAAGCTCTACACCGATAGTGAGGGGCGGGATGTCTTTGTGCGCGTCGGGCGCTTTGGCCCCTACATTGAGCGCGCCGTAGGCCGCGACGCCGAGGGCAATGTGGAGTATCAGCGTGCCAACCTCTCAGAGACCGTGACCCCGGATGAGCTCAATGAGGAATTGGCAGAAAAGCTCTTCGCCACCCCGCAAGGCGGCCGCGAGCTGGGCCTCAACCCGGCCAATGGCCGCATGATTGTGGCCAAGGAAGGTCGTTTTGGCCCCTACGTGACTGAGCTGGTACGCGATGATGAGCGCACCAAGGCCGAGGCCGAGGCCCTCGAGGTGGTGGCGCAAGAGCGCGCTGCCGAAGACGCGCAACGCGCCGCCGAGGGCAAGCGGGCAAAGAATTGGGAGACCAAGACGGCCGCCAATCAAAAAGAAAAGCGCATTGCTCAGTACGTGGAGGACTCCCTCAAGCCGGCGACGGCCTCGCTGTTTTCTACCATGGAACCGGCTACCGTCACGTTGGAGCAGGCCCTGCAGTTGCTCAGCCTGCCTCGCGAAGTCGGTGCCGACGATGACGGGGAAATGATTACCGCCCAAAATGGCCGCTACGGCCCGTATCTGCGCAAGGGCAATGATTCGCGTTCTTTGGCCTCGGAAGCAGAGATCTTCACCATCACGCTGGAGCAGGCTCGCGCTATCTATGCCGAACCGAAGCGCCGCGGCCGCGCCGCTGCCCAGCCCCCGCTGAAGACCCTGGGAAATAACGATGTTTCTGGCAAGCCCATGGTGGTCAAAGACGGGCGCTTTGGCCCCTATGTCACGGACGGCACCACCAATGCCTCGCTGCGCCGTGGCGATGACCCAGAGCAGCTTACCGATGCCCGCGCCAACGAGCTGCTTTCCGAGCGCCGCGCCAAGGAAGCTGCCGAGGGTGGCACCGCAAAGAAGACCACCAAAAAGTCGACCAAAAAGGCTACAAAGAAGGCCGCTAAGAAAGCTACAAAGAAGGCCGCTAAGAAAACTACAAAGAAGTCCACCAAGACCTCCGTCAAACAGACCACCAAGAACGTGGTCAAAGCGGGATCGCGCAGGTAG
- a CDS encoding DNA polymerase III subunit delta', with amino-acid sequence MTSYSTRLVRVNPQNVAALLADTPSVRDTILRAAAAGCKLPGSDPRALAHSWLFTGPPGAGRSTAALALAAALMCTDQPGQGCGACESCRGILQQRQHTDLVFISPQELSIGVAGVREMIHQAASLPTVAPYRVVIFDNADRLTDEAANALLKTVEEPSSSTVLVLCAPTDAPEDFSQTLRSRCRHLYIPAPSVERIVEILQAEGHSPQDARLAAVTSLRHVGRARRLVSDPMAQRRRAAAINLAESVFHGSGGYAAATGLLAAITKEAKEAYQEADAKEIAAVELAYGAGAKGKGAAKAQREAKSAVKRVEELQKKRATRRLRDLLDLALVDLAGIYRDALMVKVGANVEMTHPDFAGLAQELAAKVSEEGLVAAQDAIRTCRNHIANNVGPALAFDGLVGRLRQACGAR; translated from the coding sequence ATGACTTCATACTCTACTAGGCTGGTGCGGGTGAACCCCCAGAATGTTGCTGCCTTGCTTGCCGATACCCCCTCGGTCCGCGACACCATCCTCCGCGCCGCCGCTGCGGGCTGCAAGTTGCCTGGCTCCGACCCCCGTGCACTGGCGCACTCCTGGCTGTTTACCGGCCCGCCGGGGGCGGGGCGTTCTACTGCCGCTTTGGCGTTGGCGGCGGCGTTGATGTGCACTGACCAGCCCGGCCAAGGCTGTGGTGCCTGCGAGTCTTGCCGGGGAATCTTGCAGCAGCGCCAGCACACTGACTTGGTGTTTATCAGCCCGCAGGAGCTTTCCATTGGGGTCGCGGGCGTGCGGGAGATGATCCACCAGGCGGCCTCCTTGCCCACGGTGGCGCCGTATCGGGTGGTGATTTTTGATAATGCCGATCGCCTTACCGACGAGGCCGCCAATGCCCTGCTCAAGACCGTGGAGGAGCCGTCCTCTTCCACTGTGCTGGTCCTGTGCGCCCCCACCGATGCCCCGGAAGACTTCTCCCAAACGCTGCGCTCGCGCTGCCGCCACCTGTATATACCGGCGCCTTCCGTGGAGCGCATTGTCGAGATTTTGCAGGCTGAGGGGCATAGTCCTCAGGATGCCCGCCTGGCCGCCGTGACCTCCCTGCGCCACGTGGGTCGGGCGCGCCGTTTGGTCAGTGATCCCATGGCGCAGCGCCGCCGGGCTGCGGCCATCAACTTGGCGGAGTCTGTATTCCACGGCTCCGGCGGTTATGCCGCCGCCACTGGATTGTTGGCCGCCATTACGAAGGAAGCCAAAGAGGCTTACCAGGAGGCTGATGCCAAGGAGATTGCCGCAGTAGAGCTAGCCTATGGCGCCGGCGCTAAGGGCAAGGGCGCAGCCAAAGCCCAGCGCGAGGCCAAGTCCGCGGTCAAGCGGGTAGAAGAATTGCAGAAGAAGCGGGCCACCCGCCGCCTGCGGGACCTATTGGACTTGGCTTTGGTGGATTTGGCAGGGATTTACCGCGACGCCCTCATGGTCAAAGTAGGTGCCAACGTGGAGATGACTCACCCCGATTTCGCTGGCCTGGCCCAAGAATTGGCCGCCAAAGTCAGTGAGGAAGGCCTGGTGGCCGCCCAGGATGCCATCCGCACCTGCCGCAATCACATTGCTAATAACGTTGGTCCTGCCTTGGCCTTTGATGGCCTGGTGGGCCGGTTGCGCCAAGCCTGCGGCGCGCGCTAA
- a CDS encoding MFS transporter, producing MKSIRYLYLGSNVLDAFSGRTAGLITQFIVVNQLGFEGRQLAVLNSLSIVLYLLAAVPIGRLVDSLPPLRVLIGSLAVKALLLSALAALYVAGGLSFWTILILQVMQSFVGMFIDNSQVITAVKIQEATPGPKLVARLEAADSAVGIAAPGVVSLLAAGEFYREGYLGAAALGICAAMLIAGPVRLRLAGTPGFVASAETAQSEAAQPDSAQPEPAQSEGEVRAGSFLDGFRLIIADRQVLLPVLLIAAGNLGLAFSDTPQTLFLLRETALDPSAYASLKMFGAGAGLVASLITPRIIDRFSFFRLVVVATLGQLVATLFFLAAVLLRSQVYYLAAASSVVWTMAVVLINVAAMDYLVSALPKGKIGIGLASMRIVCMGAVPVGAMLGGYIVDYVGYTFSAGLWTGMALATFVLGISLGRRQT from the coding sequence ATGAAGTCGATTCGGTATCTGTATCTCGGGTCCAATGTCTTGGACGCCTTTTCTGGCCGGACGGCGGGCCTGATTACCCAGTTTATCGTGGTCAATCAGCTGGGCTTCGAGGGGCGGCAGCTTGCTGTACTCAATTCTTTGTCCATCGTCCTCTATTTGCTCGCAGCGGTGCCCATAGGAAGGCTGGTGGATTCCCTCCCTCCGCTCCGAGTGCTCATAGGTTCGCTAGCGGTAAAAGCGCTGTTGTTGAGCGCTTTGGCGGCGCTCTATGTGGCTGGTGGGTTGTCTTTCTGGACCATCTTGATCTTGCAGGTAATGCAGTCTTTTGTCGGCATGTTCATCGACAACTCACAAGTCATCACTGCCGTGAAGATTCAAGAGGCTACCCCAGGGCCGAAGCTGGTGGCCCGGCTCGAGGCTGCGGATAGCGCAGTGGGAATTGCGGCGCCCGGCGTGGTATCCCTCCTTGCTGCCGGAGAGTTCTACCGGGAAGGTTACTTGGGCGCTGCTGCCCTAGGGATATGCGCTGCCATGCTGATAGCTGGCCCGGTCAGGCTCAGGTTAGCTGGCACGCCGGGGTTCGTGGCATCGGCAGAGACTGCCCAGTCAGAGGCCGCACAGCCAGACTCCGCACAGCCAGAGCCTGCACAGTCAGAGGGCGAAGTTAGAGCAGGTTCCTTCCTGGACGGCTTCAGACTGATCATCGCAGACCGTCAGGTCCTCCTCCCCGTACTCCTCATCGCCGCAGGGAATTTGGGCCTGGCGTTTTCCGATACCCCTCAGACGCTCTTCCTCTTGCGCGAGACAGCATTGGACCCTTCGGCCTACGCCAGTTTGAAAATGTTCGGCGCTGGCGCGGGCTTGGTGGCATCGCTGATTACTCCGCGCATTATCGATCGTTTCAGTTTCTTCCGGCTGGTTGTCGTAGCCACCTTGGGGCAGCTTGTGGCAACGCTCTTTTTCTTGGCGGCGGTGCTCCTGCGCAGCCAGGTGTACTACTTGGCAGCGGCTTCATCTGTGGTGTGGACCATGGCAGTGGTGCTCATCAACGTTGCAGCGATGGACTACCTCGTCAGTGCTTTGCCCAAGGGCAAGATTGGCATAGGGCTGGCGTCCATGCGCATTGTGTGTATGGGCGCAGTCCCAGTGGGGGCCATGCTGGGTGGATACATTGTGGATTATGTCGGCTATACCTTCTCCGCCGGGCTGTGGACGGGCATGGCTCTTGCCACCTTCGTCCTGGGCATCAGCTTGGGCCGGCGGCAGACTTAG
- a CDS encoding DedA family protein codes for MVETLLSWIEAIMLTEWIYPLLGTLIFLDCFIPVLPSEVPLNLVGTWAGSQGQPHLPTMFWVAVAAAVTGDNLCFALGGRLMPLINRAQKGSKAYDALQWVKRNMRRGAGAAIIIARFIPSARLFMTILLGSMRYPWPLFFLFDTFGVLLWVFQALAVGYVGGVLFAGNPAIAMVVSLIAAVALGFGIQKAQNSLANWWDARRGVAETP; via the coding sequence ATGGTGGAGACCCTGCTGAGCTGGATTGAGGCCATCATGCTCACGGAGTGGATCTATCCTCTCCTGGGCACGCTGATATTTCTGGACTGTTTTATCCCCGTCCTCCCCTCGGAGGTTCCCCTGAACTTGGTGGGTACCTGGGCTGGGTCCCAAGGTCAGCCCCACCTGCCCACCATGTTCTGGGTAGCTGTGGCCGCCGCGGTGACCGGGGATAACCTCTGCTTTGCCCTGGGCGGGCGGCTGATGCCACTGATCAACCGGGCACAGAAGGGCTCTAAGGCTTACGATGCCCTCCAATGGGTCAAGCGCAACATGCGCCGGGGTGCAGGTGCGGCCATTATCATCGCTCGGTTCATCCCGTCTGCCCGGCTGTTTATGACCATCCTTTTAGGCTCCATGCGCTACCCCTGGCCACTGTTCTTCCTCTTTGATACCTTCGGCGTGCTGCTGTGGGTCTTCCAAGCCCTGGCCGTGGGCTATGTGGGCGGCGTACTTTTTGCCGGCAATCCCGCGATTGCCATGGTGGTCTCTCTCATTGCCGCCGTTGCCCTGGGCTTTGGCATCCAGAAGGCCCAAAACTCTCTGGCCAATTGGTGGGACGCCCGCCGTGGGGTGGCTGAAACTCCTTAA
- a CDS encoding IS1249 family transposase has product MSTKHPPCPVCAGRSIKHGTTTSSRQRWRCKECGHTFTRCHDDAGQAMWFRVFVDWLTSGISLNTLAKIHNVSVSTLQRRFATFWYVQPPMPADPHRVYDQVFIDGTYFNTKCLLVLADCDHVISWFWGYTEDSWAYGRLLDTIAPPLIATTDGHKGSAKAIRNTWPETKIQRCLVHVKRNIQTATGLHPTSAMGKALRRLSLELLHIDDLDQAADWTIKLQKFGQTFNTQLNEKSYVKDTPLEQIPKSKRHNKRWWYTHYTHRAAYMQLVRLSKAGHLFTYLTEKQGTIAYKSTTNSLEGGINSPIKSLLHAHRGLRDEHQRIACDWWLYTHTQHTTTDPVDIAREQNWGKDATAKATILAHHERQTANGHDDGRPALLDNAIDADYNHSMGIRKGTIH; this is encoded by the coding sequence ATGAGTACTAAACATCCCCCATGCCCGGTGTGCGCCGGGCGAAGTATCAAGCATGGAACGACTACGAGTAGCCGCCAGCGTTGGCGCTGCAAGGAGTGCGGGCACACCTTTACCCGTTGCCACGACGACGCCGGCCAAGCGATGTGGTTTAGAGTCTTCGTTGACTGGCTCACCAGCGGAATTTCACTAAACACGCTGGCCAAGATACACAACGTGAGCGTATCGACACTCCAACGCCGCTTCGCCACCTTCTGGTACGTGCAACCACCAATGCCAGCAGACCCCCACCGGGTCTATGACCAGGTCTTTATCGATGGGACATACTTCAACACAAAATGCCTGCTTGTCCTAGCCGACTGCGACCATGTCATCTCATGGTTCTGGGGATACACCGAAGATTCCTGGGCCTACGGCCGATTACTCGACACTATTGCCCCGCCACTGATTGCAACGACAGATGGCCATAAAGGCTCAGCAAAAGCCATCCGAAACACCTGGCCTGAGACCAAAATCCAACGCTGCCTCGTCCACGTCAAACGAAATATCCAAACCGCTACAGGTCTTCATCCCACATCAGCAATGGGCAAGGCACTACGCCGACTATCCCTAGAGCTACTGCACATAGACGATCTCGACCAGGCCGCCGACTGGACGATAAAGCTGCAGAAGTTCGGCCAAACCTTCAACACGCAGCTCAATGAGAAAAGCTACGTCAAAGACACCCCGCTTGAGCAGATCCCGAAATCGAAGCGACACAACAAAAGATGGTGGTACACCCACTACACCCACCGAGCCGCCTACATGCAGCTGGTGCGACTTTCCAAGGCCGGTCACTTGTTTACCTACCTGACCGAAAAGCAGGGCACCATCGCCTATAAAAGCACCACCAACAGCCTAGAAGGTGGCATCAACTCCCCGATAAAAAGCCTCCTGCACGCCCACAGAGGCCTCAGAGATGAACATCAACGCATCGCCTGCGACTGGTGGCTCTACACCCACACACAACACACCACCACCGACCCCGTAGACATCGCCAGAGAACAAAATTGGGGCAAGGACGCAACCGCCAAAGCCACGATCCTTGCCCACCACGAGCGCCAAACCGCCAACGGTCACGACGACGGGCGGCCCGCACTCCTCGACAACGCCATCGACGCTGACTACAACCACAGTATGGGAATCAGGAAAGGCACCATCCACTAA